Proteins encoded within one genomic window of Acinetobacter sp. WCHA55:
- a CDS encoding internalin, which produces MNKKLLICGAIAAGLLLTACVKKEAPKEDEQEQVEVVTTEQQQTVELQPLAASEPEIPAQVEVIREETPNTTTEIRRETPAPAPAAEPAPKAEAPKAEEKPTQARPSNTNPNTQTEDDAVAAAIAAATPALEN; this is translated from the coding sequence ATGAATAAAAAACTTTTAATTTGTGGTGCCATTGCAGCAGGCTTACTATTAACAGCATGTGTCAAGAAAGAAGCGCCTAAAGAAGATGAACAAGAACAAGTTGAAGTCGTCACTACAGAGCAACAACAAACTGTTGAACTTCAACCTTTAGCAGCGTCTGAGCCTGAAATTCCAGCGCAAGTTGAAGTGATTCGCGAAGAAACACCGAATACCACCACCGAAATCCGTCGTGAAACACCAGCACCTGCTCCAGCAGCAGAGCCTGCACCTAAAGCAGAAGCACCTAAAGCAGAAGAAAAACCAACGCAAGCACGTCCAAGCAATACAAACCCAAATACGCAAACTGAAGATGATGCGGTTGCAGCAGCAATTGCAGCAGCGACACCAGCTTTAGAAAACTAA
- a CDS encoding CTP synthase, translating to MTHFIFVTGGVVSSLGKGISAASVAALLEARGLKVTMVKMDPYINVDPGTMSPFQHGEVFVTEDGAETDLDLGYYERFLRRAKMTKLNNFTSGRVYQDVLNKERRGDYLGGTVQVIPHITDNIKERVLRAGEGYDVAIVEIGGTVGDIESLPFMESVRQLMVELGHKRTMLMHLTLLPYIKSAAELKTKPTQHSVKELLSIGIQPDILICRTEYDVDADTTRKIALFTNVEARAVVVCKDARSIYQIPRTFYEQNVDDLICERFGFNDLPEADLTDWDNVVEALLNPEYTVRVAMVGKYVELPDAYKSVNEALLHAGIQNRVKVQIDYVNAEELESQDVNEVLKDMDAILVPGGFGERGTEGKMQAIKFARENGVPFLGICLGMQLAVIEYARNVVGISDASSTEFNRSTKSPLIGLITEWLDERGEVQQRNVDSDLGGTMRLGAQKSELVEGTKTREVYGSADIIERHRHRYEMNNRFIPALEEAGMKISGYSPVQHLVETVEIPQHPWFIAVQFHPEFTSSPRDGHPLFASFIDAAKAQYKKAK from the coding sequence ATGACCCATTTTATTTTCGTGACTGGTGGTGTAGTTTCATCACTAGGTAAAGGTATTTCAGCTGCTTCAGTTGCTGCGCTTTTAGAAGCCCGTGGATTAAAAGTAACCATGGTAAAAATGGATCCATACATTAATGTCGATCCAGGGACTATGAGCCCGTTCCAACATGGTGAAGTTTTTGTCACAGAGGATGGTGCAGAAACCGATTTAGACTTGGGTTATTACGAACGTTTCTTGCGTCGTGCGAAAATGACCAAGTTAAATAACTTTACTTCTGGTCGCGTATACCAAGACGTTTTAAATAAAGAACGCCGTGGTGACTACCTTGGTGGAACTGTTCAAGTTATTCCACATATTACAGACAACATCAAAGAACGTGTACTTCGCGCAGGCGAAGGTTATGACGTTGCAATTGTTGAAATTGGCGGTACAGTAGGTGACATCGAATCTCTCCCATTCATGGAATCTGTACGTCAACTTATGGTTGAACTAGGTCATAAGCGCACTATGCTTATGCACTTAACTTTGCTTCCATATATCAAATCTGCGGCAGAGTTGAAAACTAAACCAACTCAGCACTCAGTAAAAGAATTGTTATCGATTGGTATTCAGCCTGACATTTTAATTTGTCGTACTGAATATGATGTTGATGCAGACACGACCCGTAAAATTGCCTTGTTCACAAACGTTGAAGCGCGTGCAGTTGTGGTGTGTAAAGATGCGCGCAGCATTTACCAAATTCCGCGTACATTCTATGAACAAAATGTTGACGACTTGATCTGTGAACGTTTTGGTTTCAATGACTTGCCTGAAGCTGATTTAACCGATTGGGACAATGTTGTAGAAGCACTACTAAACCCTGAATACACGGTTCGTGTTGCAATGGTAGGTAAATATGTTGAACTTCCAGATGCGTATAAGTCTGTGAATGAAGCGCTTTTACATGCGGGTATTCAGAATCGCGTTAAAGTTCAAATTGACTATGTCAATGCTGAAGAGCTTGAAAGCCAAGATGTCAATGAAGTATTGAAAGATATGGATGCAATCTTAGTGCCGGGCGGTTTTGGTGAACGTGGTACTGAAGGGAAAATGCAAGCGATTAAATTCGCACGTGAAAACGGTGTTCCATTCTTGGGTATCTGTTTAGGTATGCAGTTGGCTGTGATCGAATATGCACGTAATGTTGTGGGTATTAGTGATGCGAGTTCGACTGAATTCAATCGTTCGACTAAGTCTCCATTGATTGGTCTAATCACTGAGTGGTTAGATGAGCGTGGCGAAGTTCAACAGCGTAATGTTGACTCTGATCTTGGCGGTACGATGCGTTTGGGTGCTCAAAAATCAGAATTGGTTGAAGGCACTAAAACACGTGAAGTGTATGGTTCAGCAGATATTATTGAACGTCACCGTCACCGCTATGAGATGAATAACCGTTTTATTCCAGCGCTTGAAGAAGCTGGCATGAAAATTTCGGGCTATTCACCTGTACAGCACTTAGTAGAAACAGTTGAAATTCCTCAACATCCTTGGTTTATTGCTGTACAATTCCATCCGGAATTTACAAGTTCACCACGTGATGGACACCCATTATTTGCTAGTTTTATTGATGCTGCAAAAGCACAGTATAAAAAAGCGAAGTAA
- the kdsA gene encoding 3-deoxy-8-phosphooctulonate synthase: protein MSQLKPQEIVRLGDIQMANHLPFVLFGGMNVLESKDLAFEIAETYVDICKRLEIPYVFKASFDKANRSSLNSFRGPGLEKGIEWLADIKKHFNVPIITDVHEPYQAAPVAEVADIIQLPAFLSRQTDLVEAMAKTDAIINIKKAQFLAPHEMRHILHKCLEAGNDKLIICERGSAFGYNNLVVDMLGFDIMKEMNVPVFFDVTHALQTPGGRADSAGGRRAQITTLARAGMATGLAGLFLEAHPDPEKAKCDGPCALRMSQLEPFLAQLKELDTLVKGFKKLDTH, encoded by the coding sequence ATGTCACAATTAAAACCACAAGAAATTGTACGTTTAGGCGATATACAAATGGCAAACCACTTGCCATTTGTACTATTCGGCGGCATGAACGTACTTGAGTCTAAAGACTTGGCTTTTGAAATTGCAGAGACCTATGTCGATATCTGCAAGCGTTTGGAGATTCCTTATGTATTTAAAGCCAGTTTTGATAAGGCTAACCGTTCAAGCTTGAACTCGTTTCGAGGGCCAGGCCTAGAAAAAGGGATTGAGTGGTTAGCTGACATTAAAAAACATTTCAATGTACCCATCATTACTGATGTACATGAACCTTACCAAGCTGCACCTGTAGCGGAGGTTGCGGATATTATCCAACTTCCTGCTTTCTTAAGTCGTCAGACTGATTTGGTTGAGGCGATGGCAAAAACCGATGCCATCATTAACATCAAAAAAGCACAATTCCTTGCACCTCATGAAATGCGCCATATTTTGCATAAGTGTTTAGAGGCAGGGAATGACAAGCTCATTATTTGTGAACGTGGTTCGGCATTTGGTTACAATAATTTGGTTGTAGACATGTTGGGCTTTGACATCATGAAAGAAATGAATGTCCCTGTGTTCTTTGATGTGACCCATGCGCTTCAAACTCCGGGTGGTCGTGCTGATTCTGCGGGCGGTCGTCGTGCGCAAATTACGACACTTGCTCGCGCGGGAATGGCAACAGGTCTGGCAGGTTTATTCTTGGAAGCGCATCCTGACCCAGAAAAAGCCAAGTGTGATGGACCATGCGCATTGCGTATGTCTCAGCTTGAGCCTTTCTTGGCGCAGCTAAAAGAATTGGATACCTTGGTTAAAGGTTTCAAAAAGCTAGATACACACTAA
- the eno gene encoding phosphopyruvate hydratase, giving the protein MSQIVDIRAREILDSRGNPTIEADVILASGVVGRACAPSGASTGSREALELRDGDKARYLGKGVKNAVNNVNTLIRDALVGKSVFEQKDIDNTMIELDGTENKEKLGANATLAVSLAAARAAADEKKIPLFQYIADLRGQTILTMPVPMMNIINGGSHADNNVDIQEFMIEPVGFTSFSEALRAGAEIFHSLKSVLNKKGLNTAVGDEGGFAPNLRSNEEAITVILEAIGQTGYKAGSDIMLALDCASSEFYKNGQYILAGEGNKAFTSNQFSDYLAGLVNQYPIISIEDGLDESDWEGWSYLTSILGDKIQLVGDDLFVTNPKILQRGINEKVGNSILIKYNQIGTLTETLDAIYLAKENGYSTVISHRSGETEDSTIADLAVGTAAGQIKTGSLCRSDRVAKYNQLLRIEELTNAAYRGKAEFKGLN; this is encoded by the coding sequence ATGAGCCAAATCGTTGACATCCGTGCACGTGAAATTTTGGACTCTCGTGGTAACCCAACCATCGAAGCAGACGTAATCTTAGCATCTGGCGTAGTTGGCCGTGCATGTGCACCATCTGGTGCTTCAACTGGTTCTCGTGAAGCTTTAGAACTTCGTGATGGCGACAAAGCACGCTATTTGGGTAAAGGTGTTAAAAATGCGGTTAACAACGTAAACACTTTAATCCGTGATGCTTTGGTGGGTAAATCAGTATTCGAGCAAAAAGACATCGATAACACGATGATCGAACTTGATGGTACTGAAAACAAAGAAAAACTAGGTGCTAACGCAACGCTAGCTGTTTCTTTGGCTGCTGCACGTGCTGCAGCTGATGAAAAGAAAATTCCTCTTTTCCAATACATTGCAGACTTACGCGGTCAAACCATTTTGACTATGCCTGTACCAATGATGAACATCATCAATGGTGGTTCACATGCAGACAACAACGTTGATATTCAAGAATTCATGATTGAGCCTGTGGGTTTCACTTCATTCTCTGAAGCATTGCGTGCGGGTGCTGAAATCTTCCATTCTCTAAAATCAGTTTTAAACAAAAAAGGTTTAAATACTGCTGTAGGTGATGAGGGTGGTTTTGCACCAAACTTACGTTCAAACGAAGAAGCAATCACGGTAATTCTTGAAGCAATTGGTCAAACTGGTTACAAAGCTGGTTCTGATATTATGCTTGCGCTTGACTGTGCATCTTCAGAATTCTACAAAAATGGTCAGTACATCCTTGCTGGTGAAGGTAATAAAGCATTCACAAGCAATCAGTTCTCTGATTATTTAGCCGGCCTTGTAAACCAATATCCAATTATCTCAATTGAAGATGGTTTAGACGAGTCAGATTGGGAAGGTTGGTCTTACTTAACGTCTATCCTTGGCGATAAAATCCAGTTGGTAGGTGATGACTTATTCGTTACTAACCCGAAAATCCTTCAACGTGGTATTAATGAGAAAGTAGGTAACTCTATCTTAATCAAGTACAACCAAATTGGTACATTGACTGAAACTCTAGATGCAATCTATCTTGCGAAAGAAAATGGTTACTCTACAGTGATTTCACACCGTTCAGGTGAAACTGAAGATTCTACGATTGCGGATCTTGCAGTAGGTACTGCTGCTGGTCAGATTAAGACTGGTTCGCTGTGCCGTTCTGATCGTGTGGCGAAATACAACCAATTGCTTCGTATCGAAGAATTGACAAATGCTGCTTACCGCGGTAAAGCTGAGTTTAAAGGTTTAAACTAA
- a CDS encoding septum formation initiator family protein, which translates to MSMFNVFDSLMSKVLLGLAIILIAGFQYLYWFGEGGYQDHLQLTQKIQQQTEINNDLKERNRVLAAEVYDLKNGIEAIEEHARLDLGLIKPRETFIQMSTISTQYKPVYINPNAQIDLRTNEDDEPETPPATP; encoded by the coding sequence ATGTCAATGTTCAATGTATTCGACTCGTTGATGAGTAAAGTACTACTAGGCCTTGCGATCATTTTGATCGCAGGGTTTCAGTATTTATACTGGTTTGGTGAGGGTGGTTATCAAGACCATTTGCAACTCACACAAAAAATCCAACAACAAACTGAAATTAATAATGACTTAAAAGAACGTAATCGTGTCTTGGCGGCTGAAGTGTATGATTTGAAAAATGGAATTGAAGCCATTGAGGAGCATGCGCGCTTGGACTTGGGTTTAATCAAACCCCGAGAAACGTTTATTCAAATGAGTACCATCAGTACTCAATATAAGCCTGTTTATATTAATCCTAACGCCCAAATTGATTTGCGAACCAATGAAGACGATGAGCCTGAAACCCCTCCAGCCACCCCATAA
- the ispD gene encoding 2-C-methyl-D-erythritol 4-phosphate cytidylyltransferase: MSLKPLQPPHKLWAIIPAAGSGSRFSKTELKQYQMIGQKTVLEHTVLRLNQLPLQGYVLAIGSDDDVAQSLPFTNMERAHFCEGGTERVDSVLNALNYLSSIADADDWVFVHDAARPCVTQDCLLKLIDTAIQSNTGAILAIPVRDTLKRVISAQDIQETVDRSQLWQAQTPQIAKLGILKKAIEHALEAQALITDEASALEFVGEKVQVVQGRSDNIKITYPDDLELARLILAAQ, encoded by the coding sequence ATGAGCCTGAAACCCCTCCAGCCACCCCATAAATTGTGGGCTATTATTCCTGCTGCAGGCTCGGGTAGTCGCTTTTCTAAAACTGAACTAAAACAATATCAAATGATTGGACAAAAGACCGTACTTGAACATACGGTTTTACGGCTTAACCAATTGCCTTTACAGGGCTATGTTTTGGCGATTGGTTCAGATGATGATGTCGCTCAAAGTTTGCCTTTTACCAATATGGAAAGAGCACATTTTTGTGAAGGTGGTACTGAGCGTGTGGACTCAGTGCTTAATGCGCTCAATTATCTTTCCTCAATTGCTGATGCTGACGACTGGGTCTTTGTGCACGATGCTGCACGTCCATGTGTTACGCAGGATTGTTTACTGAAACTGATTGATACTGCTATTCAGTCCAATACAGGGGCAATTTTAGCTATTCCTGTTAGAGATACTTTAAAGCGTGTGATTTCAGCACAAGATATTCAAGAAACCGTTGACCGTTCACAGCTTTGGCAGGCACAAACCCCACAGATTGCTAAACTAGGGATACTAAAAAAAGCAATTGAACATGCGCTGGAGGCACAAGCTTTAATTACTGATGAAGCCAGTGCTTTAGAGTTTGTTGGTGAAAAGGTTCAAGTCGTACAAGGACGCTCCGATAATATTAAAATTACCTATCCAGATGACCTTGAGCTTGCTCGCCTGATTTTGGCGGCACAATAA
- the rodA gene encoding rod shape-determining protein RodA: MIPSQQYRFLRQSLRDGRSIKHDSSRWDKLHLDPWLLCFLILNAVLGLLVIYSASAQDMGMVFRQATSFAVGFIVMIICAQIPPKVYQAISPYFFILAVILMVLVLVVGETRMGARRWISLPGIGSMQPSEFMKFAMPLMMAWYFAGRAFPPKFMHIVISLGIMMLPFLLAALQPDLNLGLLIPGVCVIFLSGISWRLIALACGALAVAAPLLWMFFLQEYQKKRVLTLFDPESDALGAGWNIIQSKIAIGSGGLMGKGFTEGTQSHLGYLPEHHTDFIMSTYAEEFGFIGVFLLFSLFAAIIIRCLIIGMNSFHNFGRLYAGAVGLTFFFFVLLNSGMVSGILPVTGDPLPLMSYGGTAVITMLASMGIVMSIHTHR, from the coding sequence ATGATACCATCACAGCAGTATCGTTTTTTACGTCAGTCTTTACGTGACGGTAGAAGCATTAAACATGACTCATCTCGCTGGGATAAATTACATTTAGATCCATGGCTTTTATGCTTTCTGATTTTAAATGCCGTGTTGGGATTGCTGGTCATTTATAGTGCTTCAGCGCAAGATATGGGTATGGTGTTTCGCCAGGCCACAAGCTTTGCTGTGGGCTTCATTGTGATGATTATCTGTGCGCAAATTCCACCGAAAGTCTATCAGGCCATTAGTCCTTATTTTTTCATTTTAGCTGTGATTCTGATGGTGCTGGTCTTGGTGGTGGGGGAAACCCGCATGGGAGCCAGACGTTGGATTAGTCTACCGGGTATTGGTAGCATGCAGCCTTCTGAGTTTATGAAGTTTGCCATGCCTTTAATGATGGCGTGGTACTTTGCAGGCCGTGCATTCCCGCCTAAGTTTATGCATATTGTGATTTCGTTGGGCATTATGATGCTGCCGTTTTTATTGGCGGCTTTACAGCCTGACTTAAATTTGGGGCTTTTGATTCCTGGTGTATGTGTTATTTTTCTTAGCGGGATCTCTTGGCGGCTCATTGCTTTGGCTTGTGGTGCATTGGCTGTTGCAGCCCCATTATTATGGATGTTTTTTTTGCAAGAGTACCAAAAAAAGCGAGTGCTCACTTTATTTGACCCAGAGTCAGATGCATTGGGTGCGGGTTGGAATATTATTCAATCCAAGATTGCCATTGGTTCAGGTGGCTTAATGGGTAAGGGTTTCACTGAAGGTACACAGTCACATTTGGGATATTTGCCAGAGCATCATACCGACTTCATTATGTCAACGTATGCGGAAGAGTTTGGCTTTATTGGGGTATTCTTACTGTTTAGTTTGTTTGCGGCTATTATCATTCGTTGTTTGATTATTGGGATGAATAGCTTTCATAATTTTGGTCGTTTATATGCGGGTGCTGTGGGCTTAACGTTCTTTTTCTTTGTATTGTTAAACTCGGGGATGGTGAGCGGAATTTTACCTGTAACAGGTGATCCATTACCACTGATGAGTTATGGTGGAACTGCGGTGATTACCATGCTAGCCAGCATGGGAATTGTGATGTCGATACATACTCATCGTTAA
- a CDS encoding MFS transporter, which yields MSLFHSDAFLAFRSRDFSLLTINQLCLILAIMIQEVVIAYSVYQLTQNPLSLGMIALIELLPFICLSLISGDWADRYNRQKIVQWSFSCSTLIPLLFIVLFSQYQQQHIQQNTLLCGIYSLIFCLGILRGIYSPSFNSLRPFLTPEPAYSNAATWTALIWQMGGILAPLCAGLLLGQLGLEKTLFIVFLLCCMGSICLFGLSPRQFPSPHKQYLSKSLKEAYMFIFKHPLMFWSMLLDLSAMLFCSVIILLPIFAHDILHLGVEGLGILRAAPAMGACIMMLVLTCYSPMQTAWRNMLYSSFAIAFCTLAFALSSHLWLSVFFLVLIGAFDSISMVIRQTLLQQLPPKALLGRVAALNGILVTSGNQLGALHMSLMTRYFSVVPAVLIGGTLCFMICGLSSTRTRHLLRVSPTQKKYTSATRSK from the coding sequence ATGTCGCTTTTCCATTCCGACGCTTTTTTGGCTTTTCGTTCACGTGATTTTTCACTTCTGACTATCAATCAGTTGTGCTTAATTCTAGCCATCATGATTCAAGAAGTCGTCATTGCCTATAGCGTCTATCAACTCACTCAGAATCCACTGAGCCTTGGCATGATTGCCTTAATTGAATTGCTTCCCTTTATTTGCCTCTCTCTTATTAGTGGTGACTGGGCTGACCGCTATAACCGACAAAAAATTGTGCAATGGAGTTTTAGCTGTAGCACTCTAATTCCATTATTATTTATTGTTCTTTTTTCTCAGTACCAACAACAGCACATTCAACAAAATACACTTTTATGTGGCATTTATAGTCTCATCTTTTGCTTAGGCATACTTAGAGGCATTTACAGCCCATCATTTAATTCATTACGCCCTTTTCTCACCCCAGAGCCAGCCTATAGCAATGCAGCCACTTGGACGGCACTCATTTGGCAAATGGGTGGCATTTTAGCACCCTTATGTGCAGGACTTTTACTCGGCCAACTTGGGCTTGAAAAAACCCTCTTTATTGTTTTTCTGTTATGTTGCATGGGTAGCATCTGCTTGTTCGGATTAAGTCCTCGTCAATTCCCTAGCCCGCATAAACAGTATTTAAGCAAAAGCTTAAAAGAAGCCTATATGTTCATCTTTAAACATCCACTGATGTTCTGGAGCATGTTGCTGGATCTCAGCGCCATGCTTTTTTGTAGTGTCATTATCTTACTACCTATTTTTGCACACGATATCCTGCATCTAGGCGTTGAAGGCTTAGGTATACTCAGAGCTGCACCTGCCATGGGTGCCTGTATCATGATGTTGGTGTTGACCTGCTATTCTCCAATGCAAACTGCATGGAGAAACATGCTCTATAGTAGTTTTGCCATTGCTTTTTGCACTTTAGCCTTCGCACTATCCTCCCATCTCTGGCTCTCAGTATTCTTCCTTGTTTTGATCGGTGCCTTTGATAGCATCAGCATGGTCATTCGACAAACCTTATTACAACAACTCCCACCAAAAGCGCTATTAGGGCGTGTAGCAGCGTTAAATGGCATCTTAGTGACTTCAGGCAATCAGCTCGGTGCACTACACATGAGCCTGATGACGCGTTATTTTTCTGTGGTGCCCGCAGTACTTATTGGCGGAACATTGTGTTTCATGATATGCGGGCTAAGTTCAACTCGTACGCGACATTTACTCAGAGTATCTCCAACACAGAAAAAGTACACCTCCGCCACAAGAAGCAAATAG